In Deltaproteobacteria bacterium, the genomic stretch GCGCGTGGTCGGGCACGACGTCTCCCCCTGGTTCCGGGCGATCTTCCTCGGCACAGGCTCGGAGGCGGGGGTCGAGACCGGGATGTCCGTGGTCACTCCTTACGGCGCGGTCGGGCGGATCCACAAGACCCACCCGGGGCTTTCCGAGGTGCTGCTCGTCACGGACGGCAGGTTTGCGGCCGACGTGATGGTCGAGCGCAGCCGGGTCCGCGCCATCGCGGAAGGGGTGGGCGGGAACTTCTGCCGGCTGAAGTACGTCTCCCCGGCGCACGACGTCGCGGTAGGAGACCGGATCGTTTTCTCGGGGTTCGACGGGAGCATGCCCAAGGGGATTCTCCTCGGCACCGTGGTCAGCGTCGACCGCCCGAAGGAGAGCCTCTTCCAGAAGGT encodes the following:
- a CDS encoding rod shape-determining protein MreC gives rise to the protein RVVGHDVSPWFRAIFLGTGSEAGVETGMSVVTPYGAVGRIHKTHPGLSEVLLVTDGRFAADVMVERSRVRAIAEGVGGNFCRLKYVSPAHDVAVGDRIVFSGFDGSMPKGILLGTVVSVDRPKESLFQKVKVQCAVNFQDVEEVMVILSRPSVPFRAEKD